A portion of the Bacillus thuringiensis genome contains these proteins:
- a CDS encoding GyrI-like domain-containing protein → MKNYTIEEKDSFIVLGIGTEIKSEYTDFAGINKEKEDFWSAVKEDGRLDTLKALATNEYIFSVSEAVNNKMMYYAGVMTEAQIEEESRVIQFPRGEYLVVKGEDKTAEELSNKLTGIAFGQALPEAKDFAYVGGPNTTVEMEQRNGLVFGEMWIPVVRK, encoded by the coding sequence ATGAAAAATTATACTATAGAAGAAAAAGATAGCTTTATTGTGTTAGGTATTGGAACTGAAATTAAGAGTGAATACACAGACTTTGCTGGAATAAATAAAGAAAAGGAAGACTTTTGGTCGGCTGTTAAAGAAGATGGAAGGCTGGACACTTTAAAAGCTTTAGCTACAAATGAATACATTTTTTCCGTGAGCGAAGCGGTGAATAACAAAATGATGTATTATGCGGGTGTCATGACAGAAGCACAAATAGAAGAAGAATCTAGAGTGATTCAGTTTCCGAGGGGAGAATACTTAGTAGTGAAAGGGGAAGACAAAACGGCTGAAGAGCTAAGTAATAAGCTTACTGGCATCGCCTTCGGTCAAGCTTTACCAGAAGCAAAGGATTTTGCCTATGTTGGTGGACCGAATACAACGGTTGAGATGGAGCAGAGAAATGGCTTAGTATTTGGTGAAATGTGGATTCCTGTTGTTAGGAAGTAA
- a CDS encoding PadR family transcriptional regulator, which yields MENLTEMLKGSLEGCVLEIISRRETYGYEITRHLNDLGFTEVVEGTVYTILVRLEKKKLVNIEKKPSDMGPPRKFYSLNEEGRQELELFWKKWDFVSSKINVLKSK from the coding sequence ATGGAAAATTTAACTGAAATGCTGAAAGGTTCACTGGAAGGGTGTGTACTGGAAATCATTAGTCGCCGTGAAACGTATGGCTATGAGATTACCCGCCACCTGAATGATCTTGGGTTTACAGAAGTTGTGGAAGGTACGGTGTATACTATCCTCGTACGATTAGAGAAGAAAAAGCTTGTAAATATTGAAAAGAAACCATCAGATATGGGACCGCCTCGTAAGTTTTATTCATTAAATGAAGAAGGCCGCCAGGAGCTTGAATTGTTTTGGAAAAAATGGGATTTTGTATCGTCAAAAATTAACGTCTTGAAGTCAAAATAG
- a CDS encoding LysE family translocator produces the protein MVSLSTLVAFAIVSLSMVCSPGPNMIYLISRSITQGRMAGFISLLGIMLGFVIYIIATMFGLTVLFVAVPAVYEAVKWAGAAYLLWLAWNSIKPGATSIMKPRTISNEPPRKLFLMGLMTNLLNPKIAILYVSLLPQFEDPEKGSLLFQGAVLGLTQITVSFIVNLLIVCTASKIAKWFGTRPTWLRVQRWLMASVLTGLAIRLAFERRQ, from the coding sequence ATGGTCAGCTTGAGTACCTTGGTAGCTTTTGCAATTGTTTCGCTTAGCATGGTCTGTTCACCTGGGCCTAATATGATTTACCTCATTTCCCGTTCCATTACGCAGGGACGTATGGCGGGATTTATTTCTTTATTGGGCATCATGCTCGGATTTGTAATCTATATAATCGCAACTATGTTTGGACTTACAGTTCTATTCGTTGCTGTTCCCGCTGTATATGAAGCAGTAAAGTGGGCAGGTGCTGCTTACTTGCTCTGGCTCGCCTGGAATTCAATAAAACCTGGTGCTACATCTATTATGAAACCTCGTACGATTTCTAATGAGCCACCAAGGAAATTATTTCTGATGGGACTCATGACGAATCTTCTGAATCCAAAGATTGCTATTTTGTATGTATCACTTCTACCTCAATTTGAAGATCCAGAGAAGGGATCGTTGCTTTTTCAAGGTGCAGTTTTGGGCCTTACACAAATCACTGTTAGCTTTATAGTTAACCTCCTAATTGTATGTACAGCAAGTAAAATTGCAAAATGGTTTGGCACACGCCCGACGTGGCTACGAGTACAGCGTTGGCTTATGGCAAGTGTTTTAACGGGGCTTGCTATACGCCTTGCTTTTGAACGTCGACAGTAA
- a CDS encoding helix-turn-helix transcriptional regulator — MKKVERINTIMRYINNRSHFTISEIIQEFNISRSTAIRDIREIEAMGMPLVAEVGRTGGYFVMHNSILPVVRFTDNEVKALFIAFMATRNQQLPYLKSRQSLAEKLLGLISETQQDDLVLLNQLLLFQGTNPHNPDLLELSDLPHPMLEKLIQILLLDNHLLITMKEDEEIKSYPIYLLHLYQEKSHWIIEGFDLKKEKKIMFPVDDLTNIEPYTTKKRLNKKKILEKLSKKDEIINLVLELGPKAIAQFKKYHPLKISISYTNPYQSTAILKTFININNPDEVTEIINWLLFLGKDIKIKEIPDEVLADLKKRVCLYIP; from the coding sequence ATGAAAAAAGTTGAACGGATTAATACAATTATGCGGTATATCAACAACCGCTCTCACTTTACAATTTCTGAAATTATACAAGAATTTAACATATCACGGTCGACAGCTATTAGAGACATTAGAGAAATTGAAGCTATGGGAATGCCACTTGTCGCTGAAGTTGGGAGGACCGGGGGATATTTTGTTATGCACAACTCTATCCTGCCCGTTGTTCGCTTTACTGATAATGAAGTGAAAGCTCTTTTTATTGCCTTTATGGCTACGAGGAATCAACAACTTCCCTACCTAAAGAGTCGTCAATCTTTAGCCGAAAAACTACTAGGACTCATCTCAGAAACCCAGCAAGATGATCTCGTTCTTTTAAATCAACTCTTGCTTTTCCAAGGGACTAACCCTCATAATCCCGATCTCCTTGAGCTTTCTGATCTCCCCCATCCTATGTTAGAAAAACTCATTCAAATCCTTCTTTTGGATAACCATTTATTGATTACTATGAAAGAAGATGAAGAAATCAAGTCTTATCCAATTTATCTATTGCACCTTTATCAAGAAAAAAGCCATTGGATCATTGAAGGGTTTGACTTAAAAAAAGAAAAGAAGATAATGTTTCCTGTCGATGACCTCACCAATATCGAACCATACACGACGAAAAAAAGGCTAAATAAGAAAAAGATTTTAGAAAAACTAAGTAAGAAGGACGAAATAATCAACTTGGTACTTGAACTTGGACCAAAAGCAATTGCCCAGTTCAAAAAATACCATCCTTTAAAAATTTCAATATCTTATACTAATCCTTACCAATCCACAGCCATTTTAAAAACTTTTATCAATATTAACAATCCCGATGAAGTGACGGAAATAATAAATTGGCTGCTTTTTCTAGGGAAGGATATTAAAATCAAAGAAATACCCGATGAAGTATTAGCAGATTTAAAAAAACGAGTGTGCTTATACATTCCATAA
- the hcp gene encoding hydroxylamine reductase, whose translation MFCYQCEQTPTGGCKVMGVCGKNETIASLQDTIVFGLKGIAAYRTHAAQLGYTDAFVDATTQEALYMTLTNSNFNEQEHIDMAMKVGKSALQVMELLDEAHTNHFGVPEPVQITQNRVEGKAIVVTGHNLFALEELLKQTEGKDINIYTHSEMLPAHGYPQLKKYKHLKGNIGKAWYDQRRLFEKFTGAILATTNCVMPIKGSYSDRFFSYDIAGLEGVQKIENDDFTPLIQKTLELPEVHMESDEQLVTGFHHNTVLSLAPEIIDAVKEGKIKRFFVIAGCDAPGKGGEYYRELATSLPPETVILTTSCGKFRFNDVDYGVVPGTEIPRYIDLGQCNNSISTVKIAAALADAFQCEVNELPVSIVLSWFEQKAVAILLGLFSLGIQDIRIGPKAPEFISPGVLDVLQETFGLKLITNAAEDMAMMLS comes from the coding sequence ATGTTTTGTTATCAATGTGAACAAACGCCAACAGGTGGATGCAAAGTAATGGGTGTGTGTGGCAAGAATGAAACGATTGCTAGTTTACAAGATACGATTGTGTTTGGGTTAAAAGGAATTGCGGCTTATCGTACTCATGCTGCTCAGCTAGGGTATACGGATGCATTTGTAGATGCTACAACACAAGAAGCTTTATATATGACATTAACAAATTCTAATTTTAACGAACAAGAGCATATTGATATGGCTATGAAAGTTGGGAAATCAGCTTTACAGGTGATGGAGTTATTGGATGAGGCACATACGAATCATTTTGGTGTGCCAGAACCTGTCCAAATTACACAAAATCGTGTAGAAGGTAAAGCAATTGTAGTTACGGGCCATAATTTATTTGCATTAGAAGAACTATTAAAGCAAACAGAAGGAAAAGACATTAATATTTATACACATTCTGAAATGCTACCAGCACACGGATACCCGCAGCTGAAAAAATATAAACATTTAAAAGGAAACATCGGTAAGGCATGGTATGATCAAAGACGCCTTTTTGAAAAATTTACTGGTGCCATATTAGCTACAACGAACTGTGTTATGCCAATTAAAGGATCATACTCTGATCGATTCTTTTCATATGATATTGCAGGTTTAGAAGGTGTACAAAAAATTGAAAATGATGATTTTACACCATTAATTCAAAAAACGCTAGAACTTCCAGAAGTACATATGGAGTCGGATGAACAGTTAGTGACAGGGTTTCATCATAATACAGTATTATCATTAGCTCCAGAAATTATTGACGCAGTAAAAGAAGGGAAAATAAAGCGTTTCTTTGTTATCGCCGGTTGTGATGCACCGGGAAAAGGCGGAGAATATTATCGTGAATTAGCAACGTCACTTCCGCCAGAAACGGTTATTTTAACAACTTCTTGCGGGAAATTCCGCTTTAATGATGTGGATTACGGTGTTGTACCTGGTACGGAAATTCCGCGTTACATTGATTTAGGACAGTGCAATAATTCAATTTCTACAGTGAAAATAGCGGCTGCTTTAGCTGATGCTTTTCAATGTGAAGTGAATGAATTGCCAGTAAGTATTGTCCTATCATGGTTTGAACAAAAAGCGGTTGCTATTTTACTAGGGCTATTTAGTCTTGGGATTCAAGATATTCGCATCGGTCCAAAGGCTCCTGAATTTATTTCACCTGGCGTACTTGATGTATTACAAGAAACATTCGGTTTAAAACTGATTACAAATGCAGCAGAAGACATGGCTATGATGTTATCGTAA
- a CDS encoding ABC transporter permease has product MKSKTGVLLGRLMRNIMRSPDTIITVAITPIMMMLLFVYVFGGAIKTGTENYVNYLLPGILLMAIASGVAYTSVRLFSDVKSGLMARFITMPIKRSSILWAHVLTSLVANVLTIVVVIIVALLMGFRSSANILDWLAVAGILGMFTLALTWLAIIPGLKAKSMEGATAYSYPLVFLPFISSAFVPTETMPKIIRAFAENQPVTSIVNAIRALLYEGTVGNDIWIALAWCVGIMVISYIFASKAFKRQLG; this is encoded by the coding sequence ATGAAAAGTAAAACAGGTGTATTACTAGGTCGTTTAATGCGTAACATTATGCGCAGTCCGGATACAATTATTACAGTAGCGATTACACCGATTATGATGATGCTATTATTTGTTTACGTGTTTGGCGGCGCAATAAAAACTGGAACGGAAAACTACGTTAATTATTTATTGCCGGGAATTTTGCTAATGGCTATCGCATCCGGTGTAGCTTACACTTCTGTGCGACTATTTTCGGATGTAAAGAGTGGGCTGATGGCACGTTTCATTACGATGCCTATTAAGCGCTCATCGATATTGTGGGCTCACGTTTTAACCTCTCTAGTTGCTAATGTACTTACTATCGTGGTGGTTATTATTGTTGCACTCTTAATGGGTTTCCGTTCTAGTGCTAATATTCTAGATTGGCTCGCGGTAGCTGGGATACTTGGGATGTTTACGCTGGCGCTAACATGGCTAGCTATCATTCCAGGATTGAAAGCGAAGTCTATGGAAGGGGCGACTGCTTACTCGTACCCGCTAGTCTTTCTTCCATTTATTAGTTCGGCCTTCGTACCTACTGAAACGATGCCAAAAATTATTCGTGCATTTGCTGAGAATCAGCCTGTAACTTCAATCGTGAATGCGATCCGTGCTTTATTATATGAAGGAACTGTTGGCAACGACATTTGGATTGCGCTCGCTTGGTGCGTAGGTATAATGGTTATCTCTTACATTTTCGCCAGTAAAGCATTTAAACGTCAGTTAGGGTAA
- the sigI gene encoding RNA polymerase sigma factor SigI: protein MLSLVMKILRKPKIEDIVCNIQNNEEDKEAFIVQYQPFIRKSISSVCRRYITEQDDEYSIGLFAFNEAIEQYSYTKGKSFLAFADLLIKRDVIDYIRKESKHNFVFLKEDEQEEMLEMQVSLTEYMKEMENSNRKEEILHFQSVLAEFKITFSELAKESPKHRDTREHLIEIVKIIIKEEEMMEELFRKKKLPLKHIEPRVRVSRKTLERHRKYIIAMCIIFANNYTYILDYIRGEKHDE, encoded by the coding sequence GTGTTGAGTTTAGTAATGAAGATCTTAAGAAAACCGAAAATAGAAGATATCGTATGTAACATACAAAACAACGAAGAAGATAAAGAAGCATTTATCGTACAGTATCAGCCTTTTATTAGAAAATCAATCTCATCTGTCTGCCGCCGATATATTACAGAACAGGATGATGAATATAGCATTGGATTGTTTGCGTTTAACGAAGCAATTGAACAGTATTCCTATACAAAAGGAAAATCCTTTTTAGCGTTTGCTGATCTTCTTATAAAAAGAGATGTAATTGACTATATACGTAAGGAGTCTAAACATAACTTTGTCTTTTTAAAAGAAGATGAGCAAGAGGAAATGTTAGAAATGCAAGTGTCGCTTACGGAGTATATGAAAGAGATGGAAAATAGTAACCGTAAGGAGGAAATTCTTCATTTTCAAAGTGTGCTAGCTGAGTTTAAAATCACATTCTCAGAGCTTGCTAAAGAATCTCCTAAGCATCGTGATACGCGTGAGCACTTAATAGAAATTGTGAAAATTATTATAAAAGAAGAGGAAATGATGGAAGAGCTGTTCCGAAAGAAAAAGTTACCGCTTAAACATATTGAACCGCGTGTTAGGGTGAGTCGTAAAACGTTGGAACGACATAGAAAATACATTATTGCAATGTGTATTATTTTTGCAAACAACTATACATATATTCTGGATTACATAAGAGGGGAAAAGCATGATGAATAA
- a CDS encoding DUF3963 domain-containing protein → MNKKRLFELFIVTFVFLFLHVSTFTNEKFNDKLGSFTFIVLLLMLSIYTAFIEKYFDDIQKWIRNITCCFALFVVVLVALWIGYF, encoded by the coding sequence TTGAATAAAAAAAGATTATTTGAGCTATTCATAGTAACGTTTGTTTTTCTATTCCTTCATGTAAGTACATTTACTAATGAAAAATTTAACGATAAATTGGGATCCTTTACTTTCATTGTGCTACTTCTTATGCTTTCTATTTACACTGCATTTATAGAAAAGTATTTTGATGATATACAAAAGTGGATTCGAAATATTACATGTTGCTTTGCTTTATTCGTAGTGGTTTTAGTAGCTCTATGGATAGGTTATTTTTAG
- a CDS encoding WD40/YVTN/BNR-like repeat-containing protein, giving the protein MVSIFRENTKRILLSLVTNPILIIVYGIFCYDLALYCKYGRMNYNIYILLLCIVLFISITTFTTMRVIKNREYESKKLTNSIAWRSISIIIIVAITSFYGMQIYKSAINYNGKLAWFIEKLKHERSVKLKHNNIYKSGVEGIFEDINKKYPLPKKLYMATDFDLTFHSDGTITAFDTFVYGKNDDGKEETYLISYNKKKSEDITIIRDGYAKPDYNDDKLVEPLIETVKAIPVKQTVRKWNENKYGLIYYGKRNWGSNTEGIINITEDGKGQSLKKAASDIIGYTVSIFVPGKEQELVPARYNLISDASWSKSKTPPKEDVLKEKKQQDLKNEKEQFFLSKEVGYKLNMTDKALGSAFYSLSKTSDEGKTWEVINPDPFNGGIGSVSGITFINDKLGFLGAIRPSGNEGELYRTDDGGVSFKKVEYPPHEVKLDHTQSTISPFDSPSMPYEKDGVFNMLVGQGADGDYNGDSSALYQSKDNGETWEFVEEVKKK; this is encoded by the coding sequence GTGGTTTCTATATTTAGAGAAAATACAAAAAGGATACTTCTGTCATTAGTAACAAACCCAATACTAATAATTGTATATGGGATTTTTTGTTATGATTTGGCCTTATACTGTAAGTACGGAAGAATGAATTATAATATTTACATTTTGTTATTATGTATAGTACTTTTTATATCCATAACTACATTTACTACAATGCGGGTGATAAAAAATAGAGAATATGAATCTAAAAAATTAACAAATTCAATAGCATGGAGATCCATTTCTATTATCATTATTGTTGCAATTACATCATTTTATGGGATGCAGATTTATAAAAGTGCAATAAATTACAATGGTAAATTGGCATGGTTTATAGAAAAGTTAAAACATGAAAGGTCAGTTAAACTTAAACATAATAATATATATAAGTCTGGAGTAGAAGGTATTTTTGAAGATATAAATAAAAAATATCCTTTGCCAAAGAAATTGTATATGGCAACTGATTTTGATCTTACATTTCATTCAGATGGAACAATCACAGCGTTTGATACATTTGTTTATGGGAAAAATGATGATGGGAAAGAAGAAACTTATTTAATCTCTTATAATAAGAAGAAGTCAGAAGATATTACTATAATACGAGACGGATACGCAAAGCCTGATTATAATGATGATAAATTAGTAGAACCTTTAATTGAAACGGTTAAGGCGATTCCAGTTAAGCAAACGGTTAGAAAATGGAATGAAAATAAGTATGGGTTGATTTATTATGGAAAAAGAAATTGGGGATCCAATACAGAGGGAATTATTAATATTACTGAGGATGGTAAGGGGCAGAGTCTTAAAAAAGCAGCTTCTGATATCATTGGATATACTGTATCTATATTTGTCCCTGGAAAAGAGCAAGAGCTAGTCCCTGCTAGATATAATTTAATAAGTGACGCAAGTTGGAGTAAATCAAAGACGCCTCCAAAAGAAGATGTGCTTAAAGAGAAGAAACAACAAGATTTAAAGAATGAAAAAGAACAGTTTTTCCTATCGAAAGAAGTTGGTTATAAACTAAATATGACAGATAAAGCATTAGGGAGCGCCTTTTATTCATTAAGCAAGACTAGTGATGAAGGGAAAACATGGGAGGTTATCAATCCAGACCCATTTAATGGGGGGATTGGTAGTGTATCAGGAATCACTTTTATAAATGATAAACTTGGATTTTTAGGAGCAATTAGGCCTTCTGGTAATGAAGGAGAGTTATATCGCACAGATGATGGGGGAGTATCTTTCAAAAAGGTAGAATATCCGCCGCATGAAGTGAAATTAGATCATACACAGTCCACAATAAGTCCTTTTGATTCACCTAGTATGCCATATGAGAAAGATGGGGTTTTTAATATGTTAGTTGGACAAGGGGCAGATGGAGACTACAATGGCGATAGTAGTGCACTTTATCAATCAAAAGATAACGGAGAGACATGGGAATTTGTAGAAGAAGTGAAAAAGAAATAA
- a CDS encoding ABC transporter ATP-binding protein, with amino-acid sequence MSNAAISVKGLKKSFKDKEVLKGVDFEVQRGEIFALLGSNGAGKTTTVNVLSTLMKQDSGEVSICGFDVQRQPDHVRQSISLTGQFAALDGMLTGRENLIMIAKLRGVSNPAQVADNLLARFSLTDAANQRADQYSGGMKRRLDIAMSLIGAPAVIFLDEPTTGLDPEARIEVWDTVKELAGSGTTIFLTTQYLEEAEQLADRIAILHGGKIITTGTLAELKEMFPPAKVEYIEKQPTLEEIFLAIIGKKEGM; translated from the coding sequence ATGAGTAATGCAGCGATTTCTGTAAAAGGCTTGAAAAAATCCTTTAAAGACAAGGAAGTTTTAAAAGGGGTAGATTTTGAGGTGCAGCGTGGAGAAATTTTCGCGCTGCTAGGCTCAAATGGAGCGGGAAAGACGACAACGGTCAACGTCCTTTCGACACTAATGAAGCAAGATAGCGGTGAAGTAAGTATTTGCGGATTTGATGTACAGCGTCAACCAGATCATGTTCGTCAAAGTATCAGTTTGACAGGGCAGTTCGCAGCTTTAGACGGTATGCTGACTGGGAGGGAAAACTTGATAATGATCGCCAAGTTACGTGGTGTTTCCAATCCCGCTCAAGTTGCTGACAATCTACTTGCAAGATTTAGCCTGACTGATGCGGCAAACCAAAGGGCAGATCAGTATTCAGGCGGAATGAAGCGCCGGCTTGATATCGCGATGAGTTTGATTGGGGCGCCAGCAGTTATTTTTCTTGACGAACCAACGACTGGACTTGATCCTGAAGCGCGAATCGAAGTGTGGGATACAGTTAAGGAGCTTGCCGGTAGCGGTACAACTATTTTTCTTACGACTCAGTACTTGGAAGAAGCAGAACAACTGGCAGACCGTATCGCTATTTTGCATGGCGGAAAAATTATTACGACAGGTACTCTTGCTGAACTAAAAGAGATGTTCCCGCCAGCAAAAGTAGAGTATATCGAAAAGCAACCGACATTGGAAGAAATCTTTCTTGCGATTATCGGTAAAAAGGAGGGGATGTAA
- a CDS encoding DUF1048 domain-containing protein, which produces MLEMFKKLIGDKKEYKMMMARVEALPEDYQFVFKKIQNYMWNFSAGNGMDMLHIQYELIDLFEAGAAEGRQVLDITGDDVASFADELVANAKTYVSKYREDLNESIMKKLRKK; this is translated from the coding sequence ATGTTAGAAATGTTCAAAAAGTTAATTGGTGATAAAAAAGAGTACAAAATGATGATGGCACGAGTTGAGGCTCTGCCAGAGGACTACCAATTTGTATTTAAGAAAATTCAAAACTACATGTGGAATTTCTCAGCGGGTAACGGGATGGATATGTTACACATACAGTATGAATTAATCGATTTGTTCGAAGCGGGTGCAGCGGAAGGAAGACAAGTGCTTGACATTACTGGGGATGACGTGGCTTCCTTTGCTGACGAACTAGTGGCAAACGCTAAAACTTACGTCTCCAAGTATCGTGAAGATTTGAATGAAAGTATTATGAAGAAATTGAGAAAAAAATAA
- a CDS encoding glycosyltransferase, giving the protein MKFSIIIPAHNEEKYIRKCLDSIAKASEAYKEQTEVIVVLNRCTDKTEEIAKSYNCITLKNNDKNLSKIRNAGAKIASGEIIVTIDADTIMTESMLSNVDKYLASGTYIGGGVNGKFERISLGIFLSAMLIIIPLLFKYGAISVGIFWCYRKDFMAINGFNENMLMAEDADFAKRLKEWGKKNNKKFGTIKNGMITSCRRFDTYGDWTLLKNPKVILAYLKGNDRKYADKTYYDNQER; this is encoded by the coding sequence GTGAAGTTTTCCATTATAATTCCTGCACATAATGAAGAAAAGTACATTAGAAAATGTTTAGATTCAATTGCAAAGGCATCAGAGGCATATAAAGAGCAAACGGAAGTTATAGTTGTTTTAAATCGTTGTACAGATAAAACAGAGGAAATAGCAAAATCTTATAATTGTATTACATTGAAAAATAACGATAAAAACTTATCTAAAATTCGAAATGCAGGGGCTAAAATAGCTAGTGGAGAAATAATCGTTACTATAGACGCTGATACCATAATGACAGAGTCTATGTTGTCTAATGTAGATAAATATTTAGCTTCAGGTACATACATTGGTGGTGGGGTGAATGGGAAGTTTGAAAGAATATCTTTAGGAATATTTCTCTCCGCAATGTTAATCATAATCCCTTTACTTTTTAAGTACGGAGCTATATCTGTAGGGATTTTTTGGTGCTATAGAAAAGACTTTATGGCAATCAACGGATTTAATGAAAACATGCTTATGGCAGAAGATGCAGATTTCGCTAAACGTTTAAAAGAATGGGGAAAGAAAAATAATAAGAAATTCGGTACTATTAAAAATGGAATGATAACTTCATGCAGAAGATTTGATACATATGGAGACTGGACTTTACTTAAAAATCCAAAAGTAATTTTAGCTTATCTAAAAGGAAATGATAGAAAATACGCAGATAAGACATATTATGATAACCAAGAAAGATAA
- a CDS encoding anti-sigma factor domain-containing protein: protein MMNKGIVMDIKKHSVVVLTPNGEFITCKRKGDSCIIGEEISFDEQEQKASHFSIPSFLKPASILVACFLFAVLFFYNQPEEKVFAYVSVDINPSLEVSVTKDFRVIDLQACNDDGRRILKELKQWENKQLQEVVRTIIQQSQEDKYLTNDKQVMLTAVAKDKALEPQLEKAMKELKKEYELKHITVEYQSSTMQVRENARKAGIGTGVYIKQENEKNKSLTPPATPPNPVENEEEVQSQPESSPDASMDLSPVDEKKYEKQEQKEQKKTEEQPSKQIKENNGRGSQQENRGNQQENNSRESQQGNNGNQQGNNGRGSQQGNNGNGQGNNGRGSQQGNNGNGQGNNGRGSQQGNNGNEQGNNGRGPQQGNNGNGQWNNGRDPQQGNNGNQQGNNGRGSQQGNNGNEQWNNGRGSQKENDGNEQGNNGRGSQQENRGHQQGNEKKNQ from the coding sequence ATGATGAATAAAGGAATTGTGATGGATATAAAAAAGCATAGCGTAGTTGTTTTAACACCAAATGGAGAGTTTATTACGTGTAAAAGAAAAGGGGATTCTTGCATAATCGGGGAGGAAATCTCATTTGATGAGCAAGAACAAAAAGCATCGCATTTTTCGATCCCTTCCTTTTTAAAACCTGCATCAATACTTGTTGCTTGTTTTCTATTTGCAGTGCTGTTTTTCTACAACCAACCAGAAGAAAAAGTATTTGCTTACGTCTCAGTTGATATAAATCCAAGTTTAGAGGTGAGCGTAACGAAGGATTTCCGTGTTATAGATTTGCAGGCTTGTAATGATGATGGAAGGCGTATTTTAAAAGAATTGAAGCAATGGGAAAATAAACAATTGCAAGAAGTAGTACGTACTATTATACAGCAAAGCCAAGAGGATAAGTATTTAACGAATGATAAGCAAGTTATGCTAACAGCTGTTGCAAAGGACAAGGCGCTAGAACCACAGTTAGAAAAGGCAATGAAAGAATTGAAGAAAGAATATGAGTTAAAACATATTACAGTTGAATATCAAAGTAGCACGATGCAAGTACGAGAGAATGCTAGAAAAGCTGGAATTGGCACAGGTGTCTATATAAAGCAAGAGAATGAGAAAAACAAATCGCTTACTCCTCCTGCCACGCCGCCTAATCCGGTGGAAAATGAAGAAGAGGTGCAATCACAGCCGGAGTCATCTCCTGATGCATCAATGGATTTATCTCCTGTAGACGAAAAAAAATATGAAAAGCAAGAGCAGAAAGAACAAAAGAAAACAGAGGAACAGCCATCGAAGCAAATAAAAGAAAACAATGGAAGAGGATCACAGCAAGAAAATAGAGGGAATCAACAGGAGAATAACAGTAGAGAATCACAACAAGGAAATAATGGGAATCAGCAAGGGAACAACGGAAGAGGATCACAACAAGGGAATAATGGAAATGGGCAAGGGAACAACGGGAGAGGATCACAACAAGGGAATAATGGAAATGGGCAAGGGAACAACGGAAGAGGATCTCAACAGGGAAATAACGGAAACGAGCAAGGGAACAATGGAAGAGGGCCTCAACAAGGGAATAATGGAAATGGGCAATGGAACAATGGAAGAGATCCTCAACAAGGAAATAATGGGAATCAGCAAGGGAACAACGGAAGAGGATCTCAACAGGGAAATAACGGAAACGAGCAATGGAACAATGGAAGAGGATCCCAGAAAGAAAATGATGGAAACGAGCAAGGGAACAACGGTAGGGGGTCTCAACAAGAAAATAGAGGCCACCAGCAAGGGAATGAAAAGAAGAATCAATAG